The Fimbriimonas ginsengisoli Gsoil 348 genome window below encodes:
- a CDS encoding spermidine synthase, with protein sequence MRILYTLTIFLSSALLFLVQPMVARIILPSYGGTASVWTTCELFFQAVLLLGYGYAHLSTRKLGVRRQPWLHLAIMAAALLTLPFVTRVSGGATGEGVPTLRLLAQLLVLVGLSFFAVSAGAPLIQRWFADTRDPHAKDPYFLYSASNLGSMVALLAYPLLVEPRLRLPQQTWLWAGGFGLLVALMATCAAAMARSPRPEVVASEPTDEDVLVDAGAITNRMRLKWIALSAVPSSLLLGATAYISTNVAPIPLLWVVPLALYLLTFILVFKKRPFIGSRPLGRIAGMLIPAIIVMIVMEAFMPALAIVHLSVFFIVAWACHARLSESRPAAAHLTEFYFWMSVGGVLGGAFNAIVAPVIFNTLFEYPLALIAAALLLPAYRPGTKASIADAYYPISVGVLTFAVAMGMLRYEVPPSQMRTFLAVGLPAVLCFLAVDRPVRFGSSLAAMILVANATGIASAAKVILSERSFFGVHRVLVFGVHDRFHQLLHGNTLHGLQNMERQSEPLTYYHRTGPIGTVFSAFSGPTKKENVALVGLGVGSIAAYGEPGQRMTFYEIDPTVRNLATNPKLFTFVRNSRAKVDIVIGDARLQLAKAPDHSYGLIVLDAFSSDSIPVHLLTREAGAMYLRKLAPGGILAYHISNRYLELSGVLTAMARDLGLVAYLDEDAPSRDEADEGKTSSIWMILARKKEDLGPLQKNSNWSVRDLDLGDKAWTDDYSNVLSVLKQE encoded by the coding sequence GTGCGCATCCTGTACACCCTGACGATCTTCTTGAGCTCCGCTCTGCTGTTCTTGGTGCAGCCGATGGTGGCGCGGATCATCCTTCCTTCGTATGGCGGCACCGCCAGCGTGTGGACGACCTGCGAGCTCTTTTTCCAAGCCGTCCTCCTCCTGGGTTACGGTTACGCGCACCTCTCCACGCGTAAGTTAGGCGTCCGGCGTCAACCTTGGCTGCATCTGGCGATCATGGCGGCGGCGCTTCTCACCTTGCCGTTCGTCACGCGAGTTTCCGGAGGCGCAACCGGCGAAGGCGTGCCCACCCTCCGATTGCTGGCCCAGCTCCTCGTGTTGGTTGGGCTTTCGTTCTTCGCCGTATCGGCGGGAGCCCCCCTCATCCAACGTTGGTTCGCCGATACCCGCGACCCACATGCCAAGGACCCTTACTTCTTGTATAGCGCCAGCAACCTCGGCAGCATGGTGGCGCTCCTGGCATATCCCCTGCTCGTCGAGCCACGACTCCGGCTTCCTCAGCAAACCTGGCTCTGGGCGGGCGGATTTGGCCTGCTCGTGGCTCTCATGGCTACCTGCGCGGCGGCGATGGCCCGCTCTCCCCGACCCGAGGTCGTGGCATCGGAGCCCACTGACGAAGATGTTTTAGTGGACGCAGGGGCGATCACAAACCGGATGCGCCTAAAGTGGATCGCCCTTTCCGCCGTCCCCTCCAGCCTTCTTCTCGGTGCGACCGCATATATCTCCACCAACGTCGCCCCGATTCCGCTTCTCTGGGTCGTTCCGCTCGCCCTCTACCTCCTCACCTTCATCCTCGTTTTCAAGAAGCGCCCTTTTATCGGGTCGCGACCCCTGGGCCGGATCGCGGGAATGCTGATCCCGGCGATCATCGTGATGATCGTGATGGAGGCGTTCATGCCGGCCCTCGCTATCGTCCATCTGTCGGTGTTTTTTATCGTGGCTTGGGCCTGCCACGCTCGCCTCAGCGAATCGCGCCCCGCGGCGGCGCATCTGACGGAGTTCTACTTCTGGATGTCCGTGGGAGGAGTGCTTGGCGGCGCGTTCAACGCGATCGTCGCTCCGGTCATCTTCAACACCCTGTTCGAATACCCGCTGGCGCTGATCGCCGCCGCCCTGCTGCTTCCCGCCTATCGGCCGGGGACCAAGGCGAGCATTGCCGACGCTTACTATCCGATAAGCGTCGGCGTCCTCACGTTCGCGGTCGCAATGGGGATGCTTCGATACGAAGTTCCGCCGAGCCAGATGCGGACGTTCCTCGCCGTCGGCCTCCCCGCCGTTCTATGTTTCCTAGCCGTCGACCGGCCAGTACGGTTCGGATCGTCTCTCGCCGCGATGATCCTCGTGGCCAACGCCACCGGCATCGCCTCGGCGGCGAAGGTCATTTTGAGCGAACGAAGCTTCTTCGGTGTCCACCGAGTCCTAGTCTTCGGCGTCCACGACCGATTCCACCAGCTCCTGCACGGAAACACATTGCACGGACTGCAAAACATGGAGAGACAGAGCGAGCCACTGACCTACTACCACCGAACCGGTCCGATCGGAACCGTCTTCTCCGCGTTTTCCGGCCCGACCAAGAAAGAAAACGTCGCCCTTGTGGGCCTCGGCGTCGGCTCGATCGCCGCATATGGCGAGCCCGGGCAGCGGATGACGTTCTACGAAATCGACCCGACGGTGCGGAATTTGGCGACCAATCCCAAGCTCTTCACCTTCGTGCGGAATAGCAGAGCCAAGGTGGACATCGTCATCGGAGACGCCCGGCTGCAGCTTGCGAAAGCCCCCGACCACAGCTACGGATTGATCGTTCTCGACGCGTTCAGCTCGGACTCGATCCCCGTGCACCTGCTAACCCGCGAAGCGGGAGCAATGTACCTACGAAAGCTCGCTCCCGGCGGGATCTTGGCGTACCACATCAGCAACCGATATCTGGAGCTCAGCGGAGTCCTCACCGCAATGGCCCGCGACCTTGGCCTCGTCGCCTATCTCGACGAGGACGCCCCGAGCCGCGATGAAGCCGACGAAGGCAAAACTTCCTCGATCTGGATGATCCTCGCCCGAAAGAAGGAGGACCTTGGCCCTCTCCAAAAGAACTCCAATTGGAGCGTCCGCGACCTGGATCTCGGCGACAAGGCCTGGACCGACGACTATTCGAACGTCCTGAGCGTGTTGAAGCAGGAATAG
- a CDS encoding hemolysin family protein, which translates to MWIISLLLVLGSVFFVAAEYSIVSARRSRVDALAKRGNKRAKDLAKELDNVSSYVAGSQIGITMISIGVGSITEPFVTDLLTETFGKLTFLRDAIGPQATKTLGYAISFFLVSFVLVVVGELCPKYYALRRAEEVALITFRPLRFLSILLRPIIWLAQSTAGLILRLAKIDIHAHEDESIPKEELLMLVQTGGNAGVLDKTHADMVTRALRLDVLDARDIMIHRLDIKWLDVDLNKQELFARLRQIPFTRLPVCRGDIDDMVGLAYLHDIVKYMDDRDFSLAKVVRPMVAIPENLSMEKIVETMRTEKTQMLIVMDEYGGTSGLVTLEDVVEEVFGELEDRLESERPPIEQLPGNRVSARADIRFDELVSRLSLPIDPGENTDTLATIMIDALERVPRPGDSVKTNLGLMRVENMARRRITRVSIQLAPELIQPAEEE; encoded by the coding sequence ATGTGGATCATAAGCTTGCTGCTGGTGCTGGGCAGCGTGTTCTTCGTCGCGGCGGAATACTCGATTGTTAGCGCTCGCCGGAGCCGGGTGGATGCGCTGGCGAAGCGTGGAAACAAGCGAGCGAAGGACCTTGCGAAGGAGCTCGACAACGTCTCCAGCTATGTCGCGGGAAGCCAAATCGGCATCACGATGATCAGCATCGGCGTTGGTTCGATCACCGAGCCGTTCGTCACCGATCTCTTGACCGAAACCTTCGGCAAGCTCACCTTCTTGCGCGACGCCATCGGTCCGCAAGCCACGAAGACGCTGGGGTATGCGATCTCCTTCTTTCTGGTGTCGTTCGTCCTCGTGGTCGTGGGCGAGCTTTGCCCGAAGTATTACGCCCTTCGGCGAGCCGAGGAAGTGGCCCTAATTACGTTCCGGCCGCTCCGATTTTTGTCCATCCTTCTAAGGCCGATTATCTGGCTCGCCCAAAGCACGGCGGGGCTCATTCTTCGGCTGGCCAAGATCGATATCCATGCTCACGAGGATGAATCGATTCCGAAGGAAGAGCTCCTGATGCTGGTGCAGACCGGCGGGAATGCCGGGGTGCTCGACAAGACGCACGCCGATATGGTCACGCGGGCGTTGCGGCTCGACGTCTTGGACGCGCGCGACATCATGATCCACCGGCTCGATATCAAGTGGCTGGATGTGGACCTCAATAAGCAGGAGCTCTTCGCACGCCTGCGTCAGATACCGTTCACCCGGCTCCCGGTTTGCCGCGGGGACATCGACGATATGGTGGGCCTTGCCTATCTTCATGACATCGTGAAGTACATGGACGACCGCGACTTTTCGCTTGCCAAAGTCGTGCGTCCGATGGTCGCCATTCCCGAAAACCTCTCGATGGAGAAAATCGTGGAGACGATGCGTACCGAGAAGACGCAGATGCTCATCGTCATGGACGAATACGGCGGCACGAGCGGTCTCGTCACCTTGGAGGACGTGGTCGAAGAGGTTTTTGGCGAGCTCGAGGACCGTCTGGAGAGCGAGCGGCCTCCGATCGAGCAACTGCCCGGAAACCGAGTTTCGGCGCGGGCGGACATCCGGTTCGACGAGCTGGTGTCCCGTCTAAGTTTGCCGATCGACCCGGGGGAGAACACCGACACGCTCGCGACGATCATGATCGACGCTCTCGAACGCGTGCCGAGGCCGGGAGACAGCGTGAAGACCAATCTCGGCCTGATGCGGGTGGAGAACATGGCCAGGCGGCGGATCACCCGCGTCTCCATCCAGCTCGCCCCCGAGCTGATCCAGCCGGCCGAAGAAGAATAA
- a CDS encoding cysteine desulfurase-like protein has product MPSIAEIRSWFPTLTDDFAFLENAGGSQVPAVVADGVRDYMLSSYVQLGAGYEQSKRATAVNEAAHAFIETFVNAEGVGRVILGPSTTALTTILAASYGETLRPGDEIVIAETNHEANAGPWARLERYGAKIRIWKVDPTTYECPLSALEEMLNERTRIVALPHVSNLLGHVVDVKAVTEAAHRVGARVIADGVAYAPHRAIDVAEWGVDWYVYSTYKVFGPHMAALFGRHDALAELTGPNHFFIPTSSIPYTFELGGASHEGCAGLLAVQPFLRFLAGRESDDRETVVKAFDEIERLELPLQYRVMNYLREKPGVTIVGPGKPDRSCVGTISFVSDRVASDAVSAHTDSRGVGIRHGHMYAYRLCQSLGIPTDPGVVRISLLHYNTDAELDRLFAALDEVL; this is encoded by the coding sequence ATGCCCTCCATCGCCGAGATCCGCTCCTGGTTTCCCACGCTGACCGACGACTTTGCGTTCTTGGAGAACGCGGGAGGTTCTCAGGTGCCGGCGGTGGTTGCGGACGGAGTCCGGGACTACATGCTCTCGAGCTACGTGCAGCTCGGCGCCGGGTACGAGCAGTCGAAGAGGGCGACCGCGGTCAATGAAGCCGCCCATGCATTCATCGAGACGTTCGTAAACGCGGAAGGGGTTGGCCGGGTCATTCTTGGACCCTCGACCACGGCTCTCACTACGATTCTCGCCGCTTCTTACGGGGAAACGCTGAGACCGGGCGACGAAATCGTCATCGCGGAGACGAACCATGAAGCGAATGCCGGACCCTGGGCGCGGTTGGAACGGTACGGCGCCAAAATTCGGATTTGGAAAGTCGACCCGACGACCTACGAGTGTCCCCTCTCGGCTCTGGAGGAGATGCTGAACGAGCGGACGCGGATCGTGGCGCTCCCCCACGTGTCAAACCTTCTGGGCCACGTGGTGGATGTCAAAGCAGTTACCGAGGCGGCCCACCGGGTGGGAGCGAGGGTCATCGCCGACGGAGTCGCTTACGCCCCTCACCGAGCGATCGACGTGGCGGAGTGGGGCGTCGATTGGTACGTGTACTCGACCTACAAGGTGTTCGGGCCGCATATGGCGGCGCTGTTCGGCCGCCACGACGCGCTCGCCGAGCTGACCGGTCCTAACCACTTTTTCATCCCGACCTCGTCGATCCCCTACACATTTGAGCTGGGAGGCGCGTCGCATGAGGGATGCGCCGGGCTCCTGGCGGTTCAACCCTTTCTCCGCTTCTTAGCGGGCCGGGAATCTGACGATCGCGAGACGGTGGTGAAGGCTTTCGATGAGATCGAGAGGTTGGAGCTGCCGCTGCAGTACCGAGTCATGAATTACTTGCGGGAAAAACCGGGGGTGACAATCGTCGGGCCCGGGAAACCGGACCGGTCTTGCGTCGGCACCATCAGCTTCGTGAGCGACCGGGTCGCGAGCGACGCGGTCTCGGCCCACACCGACTCGCGCGGCGTCGGCATTCGCCACGGGCACATGTACGCCTATCGGCTTTGCCAATCTTTGGGAATCCCTACCGATCCCGGCGTGGTCCGGATCAGTCTCCTTCACTACAACACCGACGCCGAGCTCGATCGGCTTTTCGCCGCCCTCGACGAAGTACTTTGA
- a CDS encoding tetratricopeptide repeat protein, with protein MSEVTPPPPIAVPEPPQFYEEPTPLGKLPFPPFVKVLAAVTAIAFVFGLVRAPAAIGRGIAYERVGRLEQAKRFDEAVKQLEPILEKYPTAEEVRIDLIRDYIGADRLEDAAKTLDWFSGRQITNEQKDTLDGLEKALIDRAKAENPDGFSEAGKA; from the coding sequence TTGAGCGAAGTCACTCCACCGCCACCCATCGCCGTTCCGGAGCCGCCCCAATTCTATGAGGAGCCAACTCCGCTGGGGAAACTGCCGTTTCCTCCGTTCGTGAAAGTACTCGCGGCGGTTACCGCAATCGCTTTCGTGTTCGGCCTGGTTCGGGCGCCGGCCGCCATCGGAAGAGGAATCGCCTACGAACGGGTAGGGCGATTAGAGCAGGCCAAGCGTTTTGACGAAGCGGTGAAACAGCTCGAGCCGATTTTGGAGAAATATCCAACGGCGGAGGAGGTTCGGATCGACCTCATTCGAGATTACATCGGCGCGGATCGACTAGAGGACGCGGCTAAGACTCTCGATTGGTTCAGCGGCAGGCAGATCACCAACGAGCAGAAGGACACGCTCGACGGATTGGAAAAGGCGCTGATCGACAGAGCCAAGGCTGAAAACCCCGACGGATTCAGCGAGGCTGGGAAAGCATGA
- a CDS encoding metalloprotease family protein translates to MIPGFIITWLTFPGVIVHELAHALFCRLFGLDIYAVQYFQFSTGFGQPAGYVIHRRAKHAWQDTLVGIGPFFVNTILGAVIAAPAAIPVLKFHGGDVLDWLLMWLGVSIAMHSFPSTGDAASIWSSVTDKETPIWTKALGIPIVGVIYLGALASIFWLDLLYGVAVAGFLPGLLVNLLA, encoded by the coding sequence ATGATTCCGGGATTCATTATCACTTGGTTGACCTTCCCGGGAGTCATCGTCCACGAGCTGGCCCATGCCCTCTTCTGTCGACTCTTTGGATTGGATATCTATGCGGTCCAATATTTCCAGTTCAGCACGGGATTCGGGCAACCGGCGGGTTATGTCATCCATCGCCGGGCGAAACATGCGTGGCAGGACACCCTTGTCGGCATCGGGCCATTTTTCGTTAACACGATTTTGGGAGCGGTCATTGCGGCGCCCGCGGCAATCCCGGTTCTGAAGTTCCATGGTGGCGACGTCCTCGATTGGCTGCTCATGTGGCTGGGGGTTTCCATCGCTATGCACTCGTTTCCGAGCACCGGGGACGCCGCCTCGATATGGTCATCCGTCACCGACAAAGAGACGCCGATTTGGACGAAGGCGTTGGGAATTCCAATCGTCGGCGTTATCTACCTTGGCGCACTGGCCTCGATTTTCTGGCTCGACCTCCTCTACGGGGTCGCGGTTGCCGGCTTCCTTCCTGGGCTGCTCGTGAACCTGCTGGCTTAG
- a CDS encoding aldehyde dehydrogenase (NADP(+)) → MLDVSLSGSNFIGSSPSADGAERIRASARQDGRPLEPEFIFATPEEVAEAARKAAAAFPVYASLTSEARASFLEAIASGIERLGDPLIERAHAESGLPLARLTGERGRTCGQLRMFAALIREGSWVDARIDLAQPDRAPVPKPDIRRMLMPIGPVAVFGASNFPLAFSVAGGDTASALASGCPVIVKGHPAHPGTSEMVARAILAAAEASGMPDGVFSLVHGGAEVGRELVERPEIEAVAFTGSRTAGRALYNLAAARPRPIPVFAEMGSVNPLFVLPGALAERGEAISKGYADSLVMGVGQFCTNPGILIGIDGEAFESMLWSVAAKLGEVAPGTMLTDAICERYDQGVAAWSQHSSLTALFFNENRAAPALFSTSAEHFLQRPELAEELFGPGAIAVRCQDFDELVAVAQALHGQLTASVHRSDADDESLAALLPVLAGIAGRVVVDGFPTGVEVCPSMQHGGPYPATTDSRSTSVGTAAIFRFVRPVAFQNLPNRFLPAELQDGNPRGIWRLIDGTLQR, encoded by the coding sequence ATGCTTGACGTTTCACTTTCCGGTAGCAACTTCATCGGCTCCTCGCCGTCCGCGGATGGGGCGGAGCGAATCCGAGCGTCCGCGCGCCAGGATGGCCGCCCGCTGGAGCCCGAGTTCATCTTTGCCACCCCGGAGGAAGTCGCGGAAGCAGCGCGGAAAGCCGCCGCCGCGTTTCCGGTCTACGCTTCCTTAACTTCGGAGGCCAGAGCGTCGTTTTTGGAAGCGATCGCGTCGGGGATCGAGCGGCTCGGAGATCCCCTGATCGAGCGAGCCCATGCCGAATCGGGATTGCCGCTCGCGCGGCTAACCGGTGAGCGCGGCCGGACCTGCGGCCAGCTTCGAATGTTCGCCGCGCTCATCCGCGAGGGCTCTTGGGTCGACGCGCGAATCGACTTGGCGCAGCCAGATCGAGCCCCCGTTCCCAAGCCCGACATCCGCCGGATGCTCATGCCCATCGGTCCGGTGGCCGTGTTTGGAGCGTCGAATTTTCCCCTCGCCTTCTCAGTGGCGGGAGGAGACACCGCCAGTGCGCTCGCCTCCGGATGCCCGGTGATCGTGAAGGGGCACCCGGCTCACCCCGGCACCTCGGAGATGGTGGCGCGGGCGATTCTCGCCGCCGCAGAGGCAAGCGGAATGCCGGACGGCGTCTTCTCCCTCGTCCATGGCGGAGCGGAAGTCGGGAGGGAGCTGGTAGAGCGCCCCGAAATCGAAGCGGTAGCTTTTACCGGTTCGCGCACCGCCGGGCGGGCACTTTACAACCTGGCCGCCGCTCGACCCCGCCCGATTCCGGTCTTTGCCGAGATGGGAAGCGTCAACCCTCTGTTCGTCCTCCCCGGCGCACTTGCGGAGAGAGGCGAAGCGATCTCGAAAGGGTACGCGGACTCGCTGGTCATGGGGGTCGGGCAGTTCTGCACCAACCCCGGCATCTTGATCGGCATCGATGGAGAGGCATTCGAATCGATGCTTTGGAGCGTGGCCGCCAAGCTCGGCGAAGTTGCCCCCGGCACAATGCTCACCGATGCGATCTGCGAGCGGTACGACCAAGGGGTCGCCGCCTGGTCGCAACACTCCTCGCTGACCGCGCTCTTTTTCAACGAGAATCGAGCCGCCCCCGCTCTTTTTTCCACTTCCGCCGAGCACTTTCTCCAGCGTCCGGAGCTGGCGGAGGAGTTATTCGGGCCCGGCGCGATTGCGGTGCGCTGCCAAGACTTCGACGAGCTAGTGGCGGTTGCCCAAGCGCTTCACGGTCAATTGACCGCCTCCGTTCACCGGTCCGACGCCGACGACGAATCGCTGGCCGCCCTCCTTCCGGTTCTCGCCGGAATCGCGGGCCGGGTCGTGGTCGACGGATTCCCTACCGGAGTCGAGGTATGCCCGTCGATGCAGCATGGCGGACCGTATCCGGCCACCACCGATTCTCGATCGACGAGCGTAGGCACCGCGGCGATTTTCCGCTTCGTCCGCCCGGTCGCTTTCCAGAACCTGCCGAACCGGTTCTTGCCGGCGGAGCTTCAGGACGGAAATCCGCGGGGTATCTGGCGCCTAATCGATGGAACCCTGCAGCGCTAA
- a CDS encoding NAD(P)/FAD-dependent oxidoreductase produces MAGKHVVVIGAGVIGLCAAEAMLRRGFRVTILERDAEPGNGCSYGNGGIVVPSHFVPLAAPGMMAMGIKMMANRRSPFGFDRPWNLEALDWTVRFMRASNQAHVARSAPLLRDLNLASRAIYEELVVGMAPEVGYEERGLLMLCQTAKALDAEARLAEDANKLGLKAVVLDGQGVAAVEPNVWMEVAGGVHFLDDAHLTPATFMREMRGRILAAGGEIRDGLAGDDFRTADNHIQAAGGVEADEFVLATGAWSGQVARKLGLRLPMLAGKGYGLTVANPPETPSLPAILVEARIAVTPMTDGVRFVGTMELGPPGLRQNPARVEGIRSSIPRYYPNFTPGSLEKSPVWTGLRPCSPDGLPYIGRPKRYRNLIVATGHAMMGMSLGPISGKLVAELAANDTPSIALNLLSPDRYA; encoded by the coding sequence ATGGCAGGCAAGCACGTCGTAGTCATCGGGGCGGGCGTGATCGGTCTATGCGCGGCCGAAGCCATGCTGCGACGCGGGTTTCGAGTGACGATCCTGGAGCGAGATGCCGAACCCGGCAACGGCTGCTCATACGGCAACGGCGGGATCGTCGTCCCAAGTCACTTTGTCCCGCTCGCCGCCCCCGGGATGATGGCGATGGGGATCAAGATGATGGCCAACCGCCGCAGTCCGTTTGGATTTGACCGGCCATGGAATCTGGAAGCCCTCGACTGGACCGTACGCTTCATGCGCGCCTCCAACCAGGCCCATGTCGCCCGGAGCGCCCCGCTCTTGCGCGATCTCAACCTGGCGAGCCGCGCCATTTACGAAGAGCTGGTCGTGGGAATGGCCCCGGAAGTTGGGTACGAAGAGCGTGGACTCCTAATGCTCTGCCAGACCGCGAAAGCGCTTGACGCGGAAGCCCGCTTGGCCGAGGACGCAAACAAACTGGGGTTGAAGGCAGTGGTGCTCGATGGACAAGGAGTAGCGGCGGTCGAACCAAATGTATGGATGGAGGTGGCCGGGGGCGTCCATTTCTTGGACGACGCCCACCTCACTCCGGCCACGTTCATGCGGGAAATGCGCGGGCGCATCCTGGCGGCCGGCGGCGAAATCCGGGACGGCCTCGCCGGAGACGATTTTCGCACTGCGGATAACCACATCCAAGCCGCCGGCGGTGTTGAGGCGGACGAGTTCGTTCTTGCCACCGGCGCTTGGTCGGGCCAGGTCGCCCGCAAGCTCGGATTGCGATTGCCGATGCTGGCCGGTAAAGGGTACGGGTTGACCGTCGCCAATCCTCCGGAAACGCCGTCGCTGCCTGCGATCCTCGTCGAAGCCCGCATCGCGGTGACGCCGATGACCGACGGAGTGCGTTTCGTCGGGACTATGGAACTTGGTCCTCCCGGACTTCGCCAGAATCCCGCGAGAGTCGAGGGGATTCGAAGTAGCATCCCCCGCTACTACCCAAACTTCACCCCCGGAAGCCTTGAAAAGTCGCCGGTTTGGACCGGACTGCGCCCCTGTTCTCCGGACGGTCTGCCGTACATCGGAAGACCGAAGAGATACCGAAATCTCATCGTGGCCACGGGACACGCCATGATGGGGATGAGTCTGGGTCCCATCAGTGGGAAACTGGTCGCCGAGCTCGCGGCGAACGACACCCCTTCCATTGCCCTGAACCTCCTTTCTCCCGATCGATATGCTTGA
- a CDS encoding proline racemase family protein, which translates to MSLPHAETLRIAVIDSHTGGEPTRVVLEGGIPLAGETMGDRRDDFARRFDHLRAGIVNEPRGNDVLVGAILTKPVNEGSTVGVVFFNNVGYLGMCGHGTIGVVETLRLQQRVQPGEVKIDTPVGTVSAELLENGEVSIRNVVSYRHLAGVRIDVPGLGSVVGDVGYGGNWFYIVHEPHFEIELDRSAELTDICWRIRRALEREGITGADGAEIDHIELFGEPTGANSDSRNFVLCPGGAYDRSPCGTGTSAKLACLYSAGKLKEGEWYSQESVTGSVFRGKVEAVEGGVIPTVVGRAFITAQTDLYFDNQDPLRWGMGV; encoded by the coding sequence ATGAGCCTCCCCCACGCGGAAACGTTGAGAATCGCCGTCATCGATTCCCACACCGGCGGCGAACCGACGCGGGTCGTCCTCGAAGGCGGGATCCCGCTGGCTGGCGAGACGATGGGCGATCGGCGGGACGATTTTGCCCGCCGGTTCGATCACCTGCGGGCAGGGATCGTGAACGAGCCTCGAGGCAACGATGTGCTCGTCGGAGCGATCCTGACCAAACCGGTGAACGAGGGCTCGACGGTGGGCGTCGTGTTTTTCAACAATGTCGGCTACCTAGGGATGTGCGGTCACGGTACGATTGGGGTAGTCGAAACGCTTCGACTGCAGCAACGCGTCCAGCCTGGTGAGGTGAAGATCGATACCCCGGTGGGGACGGTGTCTGCCGAGCTGCTCGAAAATGGGGAAGTGTCGATCCGGAACGTCGTGAGTTACCGTCACCTGGCCGGCGTCCGCATTGACGTCCCGGGTCTCGGCTCGGTCGTGGGGGACGTAGGCTACGGGGGGAACTGGTTCTACATCGTGCACGAGCCTCATTTCGAAATCGAGCTGGACCGGTCGGCGGAGTTGACGGACATCTGCTGGCGAATCCGTCGCGCACTGGAGCGCGAGGGGATCACCGGAGCGGATGGGGCGGAGATCGACCACATCGAGCTCTTCGGCGAGCCGACCGGGGCCAATTCGGATTCCAGAAACTTTGTTCTATGCCCCGGCGGCGCATATGACCGGTCACCCTGCGGTACCGGCACGAGCGCCAAGCTCGCTTGTCTCTACTCGGCTGGGAAATTGAAGGAAGGGGAGTGGTACTCCCAGGAGAGCGTCACCGGCTCCGTGTTCAGGGGCAAGGTCGAGGCGGTTGAAGGCGGGGTTATCCCGACAGTCGTGGGCAGAGCCTTCATTACCGCTCAAACGGATCTTTATTTCGACAACCAAGACCCCCTCCGTTGGGGGATGGGCGTCTGA
- a CDS encoding dihydrodipicolinate synthase family protein, with translation MNVNWKGVFPAATTQFHRDLSLDLDATARHLEVLIDSGVSGLVMLGSLGENVSLTLEEKREVIRTALSASAGRVPVLSGVAELSTTAGLAWVRELEDLGAQGAMVMPAMAFRPDRDETLAHYRTIARGTSLPLIVYNNPISYHADVDSEMFAELAEERNLVAIKESSGDVRRITDIINAVGDRYVIFAGVDDLALECAMLGATGWIAGIGLAFPAENQYLWDLMMAGEWEKAREIYRWYTPLLHLDVGTKFVQNIKLAIQEVGLGAEHVRSPRLPLTGAARERVLGIIRKGLAERPKVPTAVASASSR, from the coding sequence ATGAACGTTAATTGGAAAGGGGTCTTCCCCGCAGCGACCACTCAGTTTCACCGCGACCTGAGCCTCGACCTAGATGCGACCGCCCGCCACTTGGAGGTGCTGATCGACTCCGGCGTCTCTGGCCTCGTGATGTTGGGGTCGCTCGGCGAGAACGTTTCGTTGACGCTGGAAGAGAAGCGCGAGGTCATTCGGACCGCCCTTTCGGCGTCGGCCGGCCGGGTTCCGGTCTTGAGCGGAGTGGCCGAGCTGAGCACCACAGCCGGGCTCGCGTGGGTTCGTGAGTTGGAAGATCTGGGAGCCCAAGGGGCGATGGTGATGCCGGCGATGGCGTTCCGGCCGGACCGCGACGAAACGCTCGCGCACTATCGGACGATCGCACGCGGGACCTCGCTCCCTCTGATCGTCTACAACAACCCGATCAGCTACCATGCCGACGTCGATTCGGAGATGTTCGCGGAGCTGGCCGAGGAGCGGAATCTGGTGGCGATCAAAGAGTCGTCCGGCGACGTTCGCCGAATCACCGATATCATCAACGCGGTGGGCGACCGCTACGTAATCTTCGCGGGCGTCGACGATTTGGCTCTCGAGTGCGCAATGCTCGGCGCGACTGGCTGGATCGCGGGAATCGGCCTCGCGTTCCCCGCCGAGAACCAGTATCTATGGGACTTGATGATGGCCGGCGAGTGGGAGAAAGCGCGCGAAATCTACCGCTGGTACACCCCGCTGCTCCACCTCGATGTCGGAACGAAGTTCGTACAGAACATCAAACTGGCGATCCAAGAGGTCGGGCTCGGCGCGGAGCACGTGCGTTCGCCACGCCTTCCGCTCACCGGTGCGGCGCGGGAACGTGTGCTCGGAATCATCCGAAAGGGACTGGCCGAGCGACCAAAGGTTCCCACTGCCGTAGCATCGGCTTCCAGCCGATGA